From one Streptomyces sp. CA-210063 genomic stretch:
- a CDS encoding PHP domain-containing protein, giving the protein MSEQQLPVWADPSVSPADLDPQGVSRRGLLRGAGLFGTAFALGAAGSLAAPAVASAGSPHYGGDDPRLAYLVGDHHIHTVYSHDAKYTFSQLAAAGAKYGLDWMVFTEHSNFGHADFGAALEHKEILKARAENPRQLIFQGLEWYIPAAEHCTVFTTPGPHEVDLLTRFESAYDGKLLGYTDGSVGGANTARNEEHAVKAIKWLAEQRRTGYVDDVLVLANHPLRLGIDSPHEMRNWRDAAPEIMIGMEGAPGAQGAAIPGWRGATSMRGEYENKPSAQSWPGYPAEAYLTYGGFDWSTATVGGLWDAMLAEGKLFSITTNSDAHRIVFDTWKNGDWAAGQTFDNTGRLPDPVNTSTPQPGSDFWPGQFSRTHVGVTRYGYRAVMAGLRAGRVWLDHGHLLDGLDVRVKRDRDHGRGVTLGGRLRVRKGEKLTLTVTVTTASRPNAQGILPELAHVDVIRGAVRGPVTDRDAWQAPATKVVRTWDVSGRKGTYTLRIPLTAGAESFYVRLRGSDGKRNGPGYLGASIDPHGPIPHEPGNGDPWEDTWFYSNPVFVDVSGG; this is encoded by the coding sequence ATGTCCGAGCAGCAACTGCCCGTCTGGGCCGATCCGTCCGTCTCCCCCGCCGACCTCGACCCGCAGGGCGTGTCCCGCCGTGGACTCCTGCGCGGCGCGGGCCTCTTCGGCACCGCCTTCGCCCTGGGCGCCGCGGGCTCCCTCGCGGCACCGGCCGTCGCCTCCGCCGGCTCCCCGCACTACGGCGGCGACGACCCGCGCCTCGCCTACCTCGTCGGCGACCACCACATCCACACCGTGTACAGCCATGACGCCAAGTACACGTTCTCCCAACTGGCCGCGGCGGGCGCCAAGTACGGCCTCGACTGGATGGTGTTCACCGAGCACTCCAACTTCGGGCACGCCGACTTCGGGGCCGCGCTGGAGCACAAGGAGATCCTGAAGGCCCGCGCCGAGAACCCGCGCCAGCTGATCTTCCAGGGCCTGGAGTGGTACATCCCGGCCGCCGAGCACTGCACGGTCTTCACGACCCCCGGCCCGCACGAGGTCGACCTCCTCACCCGCTTCGAGAGCGCGTACGACGGCAAGCTGCTGGGCTACACGGACGGTTCCGTGGGCGGCGCGAACACCGCCCGCAACGAGGAGCACGCCGTCAAGGCCATCAAGTGGCTGGCCGAGCAGCGCCGTACGGGGTACGTCGACGACGTACTGGTGCTGGCCAACCACCCCCTGCGCCTGGGCATCGACTCCCCGCACGAGATGCGGAACTGGCGGGACGCGGCCCCCGAGATCATGATCGGCATGGAGGGCGCGCCCGGCGCCCAGGGCGCGGCGATCCCCGGCTGGCGCGGGGCGACCTCGATGCGCGGCGAGTACGAGAACAAGCCGTCGGCCCAGTCGTGGCCCGGTTACCCGGCGGAGGCGTACCTCACCTACGGCGGCTTCGACTGGTCGACGGCGACCGTGGGAGGCCTCTGGGACGCCATGCTCGCCGAGGGCAAGCTGTTCTCGATCACCACCAACTCGGACGCCCACCGGATCGTCTTCGACACCTGGAAGAACGGCGACTGGGCGGCCGGGCAGACCTTCGACAACACCGGCAGGCTGCCCGACCCGGTGAACACCAGCACCCCGCAGCCCGGCAGCGACTTCTGGCCCGGCCAGTTCAGCCGCACCCATGTCGGCGTGACCCGCTACGGCTACCGCGCGGTGATGGCGGGCCTGCGGGCGGGCCGCGTCTGGCTCGACCACGGCCATCTGCTCGACGGCCTGGACGTGCGCGTGAAGCGCGACCGCGACCACGGCCGAGGCGTCACCCTGGGCGGCCGACTGCGTGTCCGCAAGGGCGAGAAGCTCACGCTGACGGTGACCGTGACGACCGCCTCCCGCCCCAACGCCCAGGGAATCCTCCCGGAGTTGGCCCACGTCGACGTCATCCGGGGCGCGGTGCGCGGCCCGGTGACCGACCGCGACGCCTGGCAGGCCCCCGCCACCAAGGTGGTGCGCACGTGGGACGTGAGCGGCCGCAAGGGCACGTACACCCTCCGCATCCCGCTCACGGCCGGGGCGGAGTCCTTCTACGTCCGCCTGCGCGGCAGCGACGGCAAGCGGAACGGGCCGGGCTACCTGGGCGCGTCCATCGACCCGCACGGCCCGATCCCCCACGAGCCGGGCAACGGCGACCCGTGGGAGGACACGTGGTTCTACTCGAACCCGGTGTTCGTGGACGTGTCAGGAGGCTGA
- the menE gene encoding o-succinylbenzoate--CoA ligase: MRNEGLGSWPARRARKTPQRTALIHGDTSITYGELYERTTRLAHALRASGVRRGDRIAYLGPNHPSYLETLFAAGTLGAVFVPLNTRLAGPEIAYQLADSGAKALVYASAFTGIVAGLPGSSDVRTYVEVGSEYEALLADAEDEPIDQPVTADDTCIIMYTSGTTGRPKGAMLTHGNIIWNAVNVLVDQDVITDERALVSAPLFHTAGLNMLTLPVLLKGGTCVLVEAFVPEATFDLIERHRITFMFGVPTMFDQIGRHPRWADADLSSLRMLSCGGSPVPTPLIAKYQERGLTFLQGYGMTEAAPGTLFLDAEHAVSKAGSAGVPHFFSDVRVVRPDMTPVDVDEPGEVVVRGPHVMPGYWGLPEETAAVFADGWFRSGDAARVDEDGYVFIVDRIKDMIISGGENIYPAEIEDQLLAHPDIVECAVIGVPDDKWGEVPRAVVVPREGADLDPDEVLASLAGRLAKYKIPKSVVVADELPRTASGKLLKARVRKRYGTDS, encoded by the coding sequence CTCGCCCACGCCCTGCGCGCCTCCGGCGTACGCCGCGGCGACCGGATCGCCTACCTCGGTCCGAACCACCCCTCGTACCTGGAGACGCTGTTCGCCGCCGGCACCCTCGGCGCGGTCTTCGTCCCGCTCAACACGCGCCTCGCGGGCCCCGAGATCGCCTACCAGCTGGCGGACTCCGGGGCCAAGGCGCTGGTGTACGCCTCCGCGTTCACCGGGATCGTCGCGGGACTGCCGGGCAGCAGTGACGTCCGTACGTACGTCGAGGTCGGCAGCGAGTACGAGGCGCTGCTCGCCGACGCCGAGGACGAGCCGATCGACCAGCCCGTCACCGCCGACGACACCTGCATCATCATGTACACCTCGGGGACGACGGGCCGCCCCAAGGGCGCGATGCTCACGCACGGCAACATCATCTGGAACGCCGTCAACGTCCTCGTCGACCAGGACGTCATCACCGACGAACGCGCCCTGGTCTCCGCCCCGTTGTTCCACACGGCCGGGCTGAACATGCTCACCCTGCCGGTGCTGCTCAAGGGCGGCACGTGCGTCCTGGTCGAGGCCTTCGTCCCGGAGGCCACCTTCGACCTGATCGAACGGCACCGGATCACGTTCATGTTCGGCGTGCCGACCATGTTCGACCAGATCGGCCGGCACCCGCGCTGGGCGGACGCCGACCTGTCGTCGCTGCGCATGCTCTCCTGCGGCGGCTCCCCGGTCCCGACCCCGCTCATCGCCAAGTACCAGGAGCGCGGGCTCACCTTCCTCCAGGGCTACGGCATGACGGAGGCGGCCCCCGGCACGCTCTTCCTCGACGCGGAGCACGCCGTGAGCAAGGCCGGTTCGGCGGGCGTGCCGCACTTCTTCAGCGATGTGCGGGTCGTACGGCCGGACATGACACCGGTCGACGTCGACGAGCCCGGCGAGGTCGTCGTCCGCGGACCGCATGTCATGCCCGGCTACTGGGGGCTGCCCGAGGAGACGGCCGCGGTCTTCGCCGACGGCTGGTTCCGCAGCGGGGACGCCGCGCGGGTCGACGAGGACGGCTACGTCTTCATCGTCGACCGCATCAAGGACATGATCATCTCGGGGGGCGAGAACATCTACCCCGCCGAGATCGAGGACCAGCTCCTCGCCCACCCCGACATCGTCGAGTGCGCGGTCATCGGCGTACCGGACGACAAGTGGGGCGAGGTGCCGCGCGCGGTCGTGGTGCCGCGTGAGGGCGCCGACCTGGACCCGGACGAGGTGCTGGCCTCGCTGGCCGGACGGCTCGCCAAGTACAAGATCCCGAAGTCGGTGGTGGTCGCGGACGAACTCCCGCGCACCGCCTCCGGAAAGCTCCTCAAGGCCAGGGTGCGCAAGCGCTACGGCACCGACTCTTAG
- a CDS encoding MaoC family dehydratase has translation MSITVNGIDELKKLAGSDLGTSEWIEVTQERINTFADATGDHQWIHVDPEKAAAGPFGAPIAHGYLTLSLFIPLFTELLDVEGVSTKVNYGLNKVRFPSPVKVGSKIRLVGKLASVEDVPGGVQITVDGTIEIEGAPKPAAVLQSLSRFYA, from the coding sequence ATGAGCATCACCGTCAACGGCATCGACGAACTCAAGAAGCTCGCCGGCAGCGACCTCGGCACGAGTGAGTGGATCGAGGTCACTCAGGAGCGCATCAACACGTTCGCCGACGCCACGGGGGACCACCAGTGGATCCACGTGGACCCGGAGAAGGCGGCGGCCGGCCCCTTCGGGGCGCCCATCGCCCACGGGTACCTGACCCTTTCGCTGTTCATCCCGCTCTTCACCGAGCTGCTGGATGTCGAGGGGGTCTCGACGAAGGTCAACTACGGACTGAACAAGGTGCGTTTTCCGTCGCCGGTGAAGGTGGGGTCGAAGATCCGCCTGGTGGGCAAGCTCGCCTCGGTCGAGGATGTGCCGGGTGGGGTGCAGATCACCGTCGACGGCACGATCGAGATCGAGGGTGCGCCCAAGCCCGCGGCTGTGCTGCAGAGCCTGTCTCGGTTCTACGCGTGA